From Pogoniulus pusillus isolate bPogPus1 chromosome 17, bPogPus1.pri, whole genome shotgun sequence, the proteins below share one genomic window:
- the DET1 gene encoding DET1 homolog isoform X7: MDHDVPTIRPRRIQNQNVIHRLERRRISSGKAGTHWHQVRVFHQNVFPNFTVVNVEKPPCFLRKFSPDGRYFIAFSSDQTSLEIYEYQGCQAAEDLLQGYEGEILANGNDQRSVNIRGRLFERFFVLLHITNVASNGEHLNRECSLFTDDCRYVIVGSAAYLPEEPHPPFFEVYRNSESVTPNPRSPLEDYSLHIIDLHTGRLCDTRTFKCDKVILSHNQGLYLYKNILAILSVQQQTIHVFQVTPEGTFIDVRTIGRFCYEDDLLTLSAVYPEVQRDSQTGMANPYKEPFINSLKHRLLVYLWRRAEQDGSAIAKRRFFQYFDQLRQLRMWKMQLLDENHLFIKYTSEDVVTLRVTDPSQPSFFVVYNMVTTEVIAVFENTSDELLELFENFCDLFRNATLHSEAVQFPCSASSNNFARQIQRRFKDTIVNAKYGGHTEAVRRLLGQLPISAQSYSGSPYLDLSLFSYDDKWVSVMERPKTCGDHPIRIQVQ; this comes from the exons ATGGACCATGACGTCCCCACGATCAGGCCCCGCCGCATCCAGAACCAAAATGTCATCCACCGCCTGGAGCGTCGCCGGATCAGCTCGGGCAAGGCTGGCACCCACTGGCACCAGGTCCGCGTCTTTCACCAGAACGTCTTCCCCAACTTCACCGTGGTCAACGTGGAGAAGCCGCCCTGCTTCCTGCGCAAGTTCTCCCCCGACGGCCGCTACTTCATCGCCTTCTCCTCGGACCAGACCTCCCTGGAGATCTACGAGTACCAAGGCTGCCAGGCGGCGGAAGACCTCCTGCAGGGCTACGAGGGAGAGATCCTGGCCAACGGCAACGACCAAAGATCCGTCAACATCCGGGGGCGGCTCTTCGAGCGcttctttgtgctgctgcacatCACCAACGTGGCCTCCAACGGGGAGCACCTGAACCGGGAGTGCAGCCTGTTCACGGACGACTGCCGCTACGTGATCGTGGGCTCCGCCGCCTACCTGCCCGAGGAGCCTCACCCGCCCTTCTTCGAGGTCTACCGCAACAGCGAGTCGGTGACCCCCAACCCGCGCTCCCCCTTGGAGGATTACTCCTTGCACATCATCGACCTCCACACGGGCAGGCTGTGTGACACGCGGACCTTCAAGTGCGACAAGGTCATCCTGTCGCACAACCAGGGGCTGTACCTCTACAAGAACATCCTGGCCAtcctctctgtgcagcagcagactATCCACGTCTTCCAG GTGACGCCCGAGGGCACTTTCATCGACGTGCGGACCATCGGCCGCTTCTGCTACGAGGACGACCTGCTGACCCTGTCTGCCGTGTACCCCGAGGTGCAGCGTGACAGCCAGACAGGCATGGCCAACCCCTACAAGGAGCCCTTCATCAACTCTCtgaagcacaggctgctggtgtACCTGTGGAGGAGGGCCGAGCAGGACGGCAGCGCCATAGCCAAGAGGAGGTTCTTCCAGTACTTCGACCAGCTGCGGCAGCTGCGCATGTGGAAGATgcagctgctggatgagaacCATCTCTTCATCAAGTACACCAGCGAGGATGTGGTCACGCTGCGGGTGACTGATCCCTCCCAG ccctccttctTCGTGGTGTACAACATGGTGACCACAGAGGTCATTGCTGTGTTTGAGAATACATCTGacgagctgctggagctgtttgaGAACTTCTGTGACCTCTTCAGGAATGCCACCCTGCACAGTGAGGCTGTCCAGTTCCCCTGCTCGGCTTCCAGCAACAACTTTGCCAGGCAGATTCAGCGCCG GTTCAAAGACACCATCGTGAATGCCAAGTATGGAGGGCACACAGAGGCCGTGCggaggctgctgggccagctcccaATCAGTGCCCAGTCCTACAGTGGCAGCCCCTACCTCGACCTCTCCCTCTTCAGCTATGATGACAAGTGGGTGTCAGTCATGGAGCGCCCCAAGACCTGTGGAGATCACCCTATAAG
- the DET1 gene encoding DET1 homolog isoform X5 has product MDHDVPTIRPRRIQNQNVIHRLERRRISSGKAGTHWHQVRVFHQNVFPNFTVVNVEKPPCFLRKFSPDGRYFIAFSSDQTSLEIYEYQGCQAAEDLLQGYEGEILANGNDQRSVNIRGRLFERFFVLLHITNVASNGEHLNRECSLFTDDCRYVIVGSAAYLPEEPHPPFFEVYRNSESVTPNPRSPLEDYSLHIIDLHTGRLCDTRTFKCDKVILSHNQGLYLYKNILAILSVQQQTIHVFQVTPEGTFIDVRTIGRFCYEDDLLTLSAVYPEVQRDSQTGMANPYKEPFINSLKHRLLVYLWRRAEQDGSAIAKRRFFQYFDQLRQLRMWKMQLLDENHLFIKYTSEDVVTLRVTDPSQPSFFVVYNMVTTEVIAVFENTSDELLELFENFCDLFRNATLHSEAVQFPCSASSNNFARQIQRRFKDTIVNAKYGGHTEAVRRLLGQLPISAQSYSGSPYLDLSLFSYDDKWVSVMERPKTCGDHPIRCLSDKFFRKAVMRSLNFQALECCPRKRSRRC; this is encoded by the exons ATGGACCATGACGTCCCCACGATCAGGCCCCGCCGCATCCAGAACCAAAATGTCATCCACCGCCTGGAGCGTCGCCGGATCAGCTCGGGCAAGGCTGGCACCCACTGGCACCAGGTCCGCGTCTTTCACCAGAACGTCTTCCCCAACTTCACCGTGGTCAACGTGGAGAAGCCGCCCTGCTTCCTGCGCAAGTTCTCCCCCGACGGCCGCTACTTCATCGCCTTCTCCTCGGACCAGACCTCCCTGGAGATCTACGAGTACCAAGGCTGCCAGGCGGCGGAAGACCTCCTGCAGGGCTACGAGGGAGAGATCCTGGCCAACGGCAACGACCAAAGATCCGTCAACATCCGGGGGCGGCTCTTCGAGCGcttctttgtgctgctgcacatCACCAACGTGGCCTCCAACGGGGAGCACCTGAACCGGGAGTGCAGCCTGTTCACGGACGACTGCCGCTACGTGATCGTGGGCTCCGCCGCCTACCTGCCCGAGGAGCCTCACCCGCCCTTCTTCGAGGTCTACCGCAACAGCGAGTCGGTGACCCCCAACCCGCGCTCCCCCTTGGAGGATTACTCCTTGCACATCATCGACCTCCACACGGGCAGGCTGTGTGACACGCGGACCTTCAAGTGCGACAAGGTCATCCTGTCGCACAACCAGGGGCTGTACCTCTACAAGAACATCCTGGCCAtcctctctgtgcagcagcagactATCCACGTCTTCCAG GTGACGCCCGAGGGCACTTTCATCGACGTGCGGACCATCGGCCGCTTCTGCTACGAGGACGACCTGCTGACCCTGTCTGCCGTGTACCCCGAGGTGCAGCGTGACAGCCAGACAGGCATGGCCAACCCCTACAAGGAGCCCTTCATCAACTCTCtgaagcacaggctgctggtgtACCTGTGGAGGAGGGCCGAGCAGGACGGCAGCGCCATAGCCAAGAGGAGGTTCTTCCAGTACTTCGACCAGCTGCGGCAGCTGCGCATGTGGAAGATgcagctgctggatgagaacCATCTCTTCATCAAGTACACCAGCGAGGATGTGGTCACGCTGCGGGTGACTGATCCCTCCCAG ccctccttctTCGTGGTGTACAACATGGTGACCACAGAGGTCATTGCTGTGTTTGAGAATACATCTGacgagctgctggagctgtttgaGAACTTCTGTGACCTCTTCAGGAATGCCACCCTGCACAGTGAGGCTGTCCAGTTCCCCTGCTCGGCTTCCAGCAACAACTTTGCCAGGCAGATTCAGCGCCG GTTCAAAGACACCATCGTGAATGCCAAGTATGGAGGGCACACAGAGGCCGTGCggaggctgctgggccagctcccaATCAGTGCCCAGTCCTACAGTGGCAGCCCCTACCTCGACCTCTCCCTCTTCAGCTATGATGACAAGTGGGTGTCAGTCATGGAGCGCCCCAAGACCTGTGGAGATCACCCTATAAG